A single Verrucomicrobiia bacterium DNA region contains:
- a CDS encoding DUF1559 domain-containing protein, translated as MIELLVVIAIIAILAAMLLPVLGRAKEKAKRAQCTNNQRQIGLGWIMYVQDNNDSYPRIRGWGGAGGQRGTPTPTTSWLVPYFGIDNDYTNRPLNHYVSARETWRCPSDRGDANYGAKNCYIEYGNSYVTQHNADSWRTAHVTADTLPSWANGATPIRQSTVARSPVNKIIQGDWEWENNAYNMNDPSAWWHNYKGQRRQNMLFADGHVVFFQFPNAIVGWVSSPPPDPSYLWW; from the coding sequence TTGATCGAATTACTGGTGGTGATTGCGATCATTGCGATTTTGGCGGCCATGCTTCTGCCGGTTCTGGGCCGCGCCAAAGAAAAAGCCAAACGCGCGCAATGCACCAACAACCAACGCCAGATTGGTCTGGGCTGGATCATGTATGTGCAGGACAACAATGATAGTTATCCCCGGATCCGTGGTTGGGGCGGTGCGGGCGGTCAGCGTGGGACGCCCACCCCGACCACGAGCTGGCTCGTGCCGTATTTTGGTATAGATAACGACTACACCAACCGACCGTTGAACCACTACGTTTCCGCCCGTGAAACCTGGCGTTGCCCCTCGGATCGCGGTGACGCCAATTACGGCGCGAAGAATTGTTATATTGAATACGGCAACAGTTATGTGACCCAGCACAACGCGGATTCATGGCGTACCGCGCATGTCACCGCGGATACTCTGCCGAGTTGGGCAAACGGGGCCACTCCCATTCGGCAATCCACTGTGGCTCGCAGCCCGGTGAATAAGATCATTCAAGGCGATTGGGAATGGGAAAACAACGCTTACAATATGAATGATCCGAGCGCGTGGTGGCATAATTACAAAGGGCAACGACGACAGAACATGCTCTTTGCGGATGGTCACGTCGTCTTCTTCCAATTTCCCAATGCCATCGTGGGCTGGGTCAGCAGTCCGCCACCCGACCCAAGTTACCTCTGGTGGTAA
- a CDS encoding beta-N-acetylglucosaminidase domain-containing protein, translating to MPAPFTDPTERAKRVALASDAGVGPTAPGESSSSPLLVSESWFARGTGQPSHDPLSRFILIVSGSARWECAQRRYVLEPITLCHVPAGLTLQQEVMPAEDLLALIVRYQPHLLARGLSNQLTALGLAPLELGHAKVNQARLIRSIFQEMLLEQESRQEGWEMMLHSRLLDIAVRTLRLAQRKGGVTVPQIEPGSESTDRVARYALQLKTRFSRQETMTQAARSVGLSRRQFTELFRRVTGQSWRQYLLGLRLKHAASLLTDTDRSVSAVAFESGFEDLSHFHHLFKLEYRCSPLAYREQHQVRLPAKLRSPGKADANRSTASGFRYRGMKGWSWTPDQYLEEIPILAGLGMNFLMNCYRSMNVSHPGEPWRNEWWRPMSRERQQEFRRIIRSCAEHHITFCFALHPQLASSRPLTLGSAKDLELFFQHYAWAQEKGVEWFAVCLDDTIWGSEGPAALGMSHSTLVNSIYHALFVKNERVQLLFCPACYWGDGSNPEHAAYLAAVAKELHPEIYVFWNGDAIVTPRVTRLAAESFKRTVQHRLFLWDNYPVNDGNSTMHLGPLSGREPELCQVVDGYLCNSMCSQNQINRLPLATAADYTSNPWTYKPARSIGQAILRLGRNATEQTVLKELVEAYPGFIVAGGGTGMNPVRAKFGNLLTGDGTRAAATKFATQMERLTARLGKAFPQQYLDAKHTLLADVAWMKEQLAQISTIPRAH from the coding sequence ATGCCTGCTCCATTCACTGATCCGACCGAACGCGCCAAGCGCGTGGCCTTGGCCTCCGATGCGGGCGTCGGACCAACCGCACCAGGCGAATCCAGCAGCAGTCCATTGCTGGTGAGCGAAAGCTGGTTTGCGCGAGGCACGGGGCAGCCATCGCACGATCCGTTGTCTCGTTTCATTCTGATCGTGTCGGGTAGCGCGCGTTGGGAATGTGCGCAACGCCGTTACGTTCTGGAACCCATCACCCTTTGTCACGTACCCGCCGGACTGACTCTGCAGCAGGAAGTCATGCCGGCGGAAGATTTGCTCGCTTTGATCGTCCGTTATCAACCACATCTGCTCGCGCGAGGTTTGAGTAATCAATTGACTGCGCTCGGACTTGCCCCGCTGGAACTCGGCCATGCCAAGGTCAATCAGGCACGCCTGATTCGCTCCATCTTTCAGGAAATGCTGTTGGAACAGGAGTCCCGACAGGAAGGTTGGGAGATGATGTTACATTCCCGGCTGCTGGATATCGCCGTGCGCACGCTGCGCCTTGCTCAACGCAAAGGGGGCGTGACCGTGCCGCAAATCGAGCCGGGCAGCGAAAGCACCGATCGAGTCGCCCGCTACGCCTTGCAACTTAAGACGCGGTTTTCCCGCCAGGAAACGATGACCCAAGCCGCGCGCTCGGTGGGCTTGAGCCGACGCCAGTTCACCGAACTCTTCCGGCGCGTTACGGGGCAGAGTTGGCGGCAATATCTTCTGGGGCTGCGGTTGAAGCACGCCGCCAGTCTGTTGACCGACACCGATCGCTCCGTGAGCGCGGTGGCATTTGAGTCGGGTTTTGAAGACCTTTCGCATTTTCATCACTTGTTCAAGCTGGAGTACCGTTGCTCGCCGTTGGCGTATCGCGAGCAACATCAGGTGCGTTTACCGGCCAAATTACGTTCACCGGGCAAAGCGGACGCCAACCGAAGCACGGCGTCCGGTTTTCGCTATCGCGGCATGAAGGGCTGGTCTTGGACGCCCGACCAATATCTGGAGGAAATCCCCATTTTGGCAGGATTGGGAATGAACTTTTTGATGAACTGTTATCGTTCGATGAACGTTTCGCATCCCGGCGAACCGTGGCGTAATGAATGGTGGCGGCCCATGTCGCGGGAACGACAGCAGGAGTTTCGGCGCATCATCCGGAGCTGCGCCGAGCATCACATCACCTTTTGCTTCGCGCTCCATCCGCAACTGGCTTCATCGCGACCGTTGACCTTGGGCAGCGCGAAGGATTTGGAGTTGTTTTTTCAGCACTACGCCTGGGCCCAGGAAAAAGGGGTGGAATGGTTTGCCGTGTGCCTTGATGACACCATCTGGGGTTCGGAAGGGCCGGCGGCGCTCGGCATGAGTCATTCGACTCTGGTGAATTCGATTTACCACGCTCTATTCGTCAAAAACGAACGTGTGCAACTCCTGTTTTGTCCGGCGTGCTATTGGGGCGATGGCAGCAATCCGGAACACGCCGCTTACCTCGCCGCGGTGGCCAAGGAGTTGCATCCGGAAATCTATGTGTTCTGGAACGGAGACGCGATTGTGACCCCACGCGTAACGCGACTGGCGGCGGAAAGCTTCAAACGAACCGTGCAACACCGATTGTTTCTCTGGGACAATTACCCAGTGAACGACGGCAACTCCACCATGCACCTGGGACCGCTCAGTGGCCGCGAACCGGAGCTATGTCAGGTCGTGGACGGATACTTGTGCAACTCGATGTGCAGCCAGAATCAAATCAATCGGTTGCCGTTGGCCACCGCTGCCGATTACACATCGAACCCGTGGACCTACAAGCCCGCCCGTTCCATCGGTCAGGCCATTTTACGCCTGGGTCGCAACGCCACCGAACAAACGGTGCTCAAGGAGCTGGTGGAAGCTTATCCAGGCTTCATTGTCGCCGGTGGCGGCACAGGGATGAATCCGGTGCGCGCCAAATTCGGTAACCTGCTGACGGGTGACGGAACGCGTGCGGCGGCGACTAAATTTGCCACGCAGATGGAACGCCTCACGGCGCGTCTCGGCAAGGCTTTCCCCCAACAGTACCTCGATGCGAAACACACCCTGCTGGCCGATGTTGCCTGGATGAAGGAACAACTGGCGCAAATCTCCACCATTCCCCGCGCTCATTGA
- a CDS encoding sodium:solute symporter: MNLLDWLVVAASCALVFAVGLLFARRSSQRGATGYFAGDREVPWWAIALSNTATYSSGTGAFVMLVLVFGLVGNWLWWASWVVWMPLVAVVWARLWRRMQIVTTAELISLRYGGRPALVARKIYAFVCCFGFAVLIIAYITGFFAKTIAPLSPLTTGQILLIFGGITVIYTMFGGLLGVVYSDVVQFAIMMVGSVVFLWLAVAHLGGWGEILQRVNEVRPGGLKQTPPALGVEWLTLLVLFVQGWFFAGSPTAGEGMTAQRFMAARDERHAVGGQLFNTFLALSFRTLPLIGLGLVAMTLFWTSDLEKKLGAAPAGVAMLKDPAFAWGELIKSSHLPHGFIGLLVAAELAAFMSTLSSLINWGGSFVVNDLMPKRLVRDEKKQVWISRLTSLALFIFAATVTNLFVDDMVSWFLFINSAMVIFLLPLAWFRFFWWRFNVWGELAAVVLGLPISIFVWFGLDFQHKELWQGLGLLFGLSLVLLLVVTLLTPPESKETLKTFYARCRPPGFWKPIRAEVVLPVNGEPTTGEMFVDALLGIGSALGLVLATNALFVGDWGRFTISIISCVMAGGWLLRRVLRAPKPIAAAAISKPPITTS, encoded by the coding sequence ATGAACTTGCTTGATTGGCTGGTGGTGGCGGCCTCGTGCGCTTTGGTCTTCGCGGTGGGGTTGCTCTTTGCGCGGCGCTCGTCACAGCGTGGTGCGACCGGCTACTTCGCCGGTGACCGCGAGGTGCCGTGGTGGGCCATTGCGCTTTCGAACACCGCCACCTACAGCTCGGGCACGGGCGCATTCGTGATGCTGGTGCTGGTGTTCGGGTTGGTGGGTAACTGGCTTTGGTGGGCGAGTTGGGTTGTCTGGATGCCGCTCGTCGCGGTGGTGTGGGCGCGGCTTTGGCGTCGCATGCAAATCGTCACCACCGCGGAGCTTATCTCGTTGCGTTACGGCGGGCGACCGGCCTTGGTGGCGCGGAAAATTTACGCCTTCGTGTGCTGCTTTGGTTTTGCGGTGCTCATCATCGCCTATATCACGGGATTCTTTGCCAAGACCATCGCGCCGCTCAGTCCGCTCACCACCGGTCAGATTCTCCTCATCTTCGGTGGTATTACCGTCATCTACACCATGTTCGGCGGTCTGCTTGGCGTGGTGTATTCCGATGTGGTGCAGTTCGCCATCATGATGGTCGGCAGCGTGGTGTTTCTCTGGCTCGCAGTGGCGCATCTTGGCGGTTGGGGGGAGATTCTCCAGCGCGTCAACGAGGTGCGGCCCGGCGGACTCAAGCAAACACCGCCCGCGCTCGGCGTGGAATGGCTGACGTTGCTCGTTCTATTTGTGCAAGGGTGGTTCTTCGCGGGTTCGCCCACGGCCGGCGAAGGCATGACCGCGCAACGCTTCATGGCCGCACGCGACGAGCGGCACGCGGTCGGCGGCCAGTTGTTCAACACGTTTCTCGCGCTATCATTTCGCACGCTGCCGTTGATCGGCCTGGGCCTCGTGGCGATGACGCTGTTCTGGACCAGCGATCTCGAAAAAAAACTGGGGGCCGCGCCAGCCGGTGTTGCCATGTTGAAAGATCCCGCGTTCGCTTGGGGCGAGTTGATCAAAAGCTCTCATTTGCCGCACGGTTTCATTGGTTTGCTGGTGGCGGCGGAACTGGCGGCGTTCATGAGCACGCTGAGTTCGCTCATCAACTGGGGCGGAAGTTTTGTCGTGAACGATCTGATGCCGAAACGCTTGGTGCGGGATGAAAAAAAGCAGGTGTGGATCAGTCGCCTCACTTCGCTTGCGTTGTTCATCTTTGCCGCCACGGTCACCAACCTCTTCGTGGATGACATGGTGAGCTGGTTTTTGTTCATCAACTCGGCCATGGTGATTTTTCTGCTGCCGCTGGCGTGGTTTCGCTTTTTCTGGTGGCGCTTCAACGTGTGGGGCGAGCTGGCCGCCGTGGTGCTCGGTTTGCCGATTTCGATTTTTGTTTGGTTCGGACTGGACTTTCAACACAAGGAACTGTGGCAGGGCTTGGGCTTGTTGTTTGGTTTAAGCCTGGTCCTGCTGTTGGTGGTCACGCTCCTGACGCCGCCGGAATCAAAGGAGACGCTTAAAACTTTCTACGCGCGCTGCCGTCCGCCCGGGTTTTGGAAGCCGATCCGCGCCGAAGTGGTTCTGCCCGTAAACGGCGAGCCGACCACCGGAGAAATGTTTGTGGACGCGCTGCTCGGCATCGGCTCTGCGCTGGGTTTGGTATTGGCCACCAATGCGTTGTTTGTCGGTGATTGGGGGCGATTTACCATCAGTATCATCAGCTGTGTAATGGCGGGGGGTTGGTTGCTGCGACGGGTGCTCCGTGCGCCTAAACCCATCGCCGCTGCCGCCATTTCAAAACCACCGATTACGACATCATGA
- a CDS encoding protein O-GlcNAcase: MKKRLTLPISIWLASGAVLLAPMTYATNVPGPAVVSFAGPQFEGGAKDLVGTSFHGEEVNTIYAQSTGPRSRMQIKFNLTAIPTAPLFVHLRGLDDDARRASAIAVRLNNTVLFEGPNPFSAAKFEIRKWPIPNHTLVLGENLLVIASLEKAGSAGSPPWFQVAFAAIAPDPYVIREDLHQQFAVTLPAELRPFPELLPAGQSPGFKWRGTKGWGWSAEQYLEEIPWLAKFKMNFLMNCYISMFDIEHHPNWADGEANRWWEELPPTKKAAYEKVVRSCQEHHLEFCFAMNPNLTSKRFITADSTADLDALYQHYDWMQSLGVRWFNISLDDITQGIDAVGHARVVNTIFRRLRAKDPQAQMIFCPTFYWGDGTGKEQQPYLEILARELDSDVYLFWTGDAVVGPVSRKAAETFRRIGGHRVFLWDNYPVNDDAPTMHLGPVVDRDPDLGEVIDGYMGNPLRKQNQGNRLPLATCADYAYNPRAYDPSRSIGQAILQVAEQPEQRAVLRELVEAYAGMLIWSPPARSTSFNTVRHRFDEILALRNSRLAARAYVDYLSQLAARLQKAFPDSFLAEREILRQDLKVISDKLRQRYPES; the protein is encoded by the coding sequence ATGAAAAAAAGACTGACCCTTCCGATCTCCATCTGGCTGGCAAGCGGTGCCGTCTTGCTGGCGCCAATGACTTACGCCACCAACGTGCCCGGTCCCGCGGTGGTTTCGTTTGCCGGGCCGCAGTTTGAAGGCGGCGCCAAGGATTTGGTGGGGACTTCGTTTCATGGCGAAGAGGTAAACACCATTTATGCTCAATCCACCGGGCCGCGCTCACGGATGCAGATCAAGTTTAATCTCACCGCAATTCCTACCGCCCCGCTCTTCGTGCATTTGCGGGGACTGGATGACGACGCTCGGAGGGCTTCGGCGATTGCGGTGCGACTCAACAACACGGTTTTATTTGAAGGGCCGAACCCGTTTTCAGCCGCAAAATTCGAGATCCGTAAGTGGCCAATCCCCAACCACACGCTGGTGCTCGGTGAGAATTTGCTCGTGATTGCTTCGCTTGAAAAAGCCGGCTCCGCCGGTTCGCCGCCGTGGTTTCAAGTTGCGTTTGCGGCCATTGCTCCCGATCCCTACGTGATTCGAGAGGACTTGCATCAGCAGTTTGCCGTGACGCTGCCGGCGGAGTTGCGCCCATTTCCGGAACTGTTGCCTGCGGGGCAGTCGCCGGGTTTCAAATGGCGCGGTACAAAGGGCTGGGGTTGGTCTGCCGAACAGTATCTGGAAGAAATTCCATGGTTGGCGAAGTTCAAGATGAATTTCCTGATGAACTGCTACATCTCGATGTTCGACATTGAACACCACCCGAATTGGGCCGATGGCGAAGCGAACCGTTGGTGGGAGGAATTGCCGCCGACCAAGAAGGCGGCCTACGAAAAAGTCGTGCGCTCCTGTCAGGAACACCACCTCGAGTTTTGTTTTGCGATGAATCCGAACCTGACGAGTAAACGCTTTATCACGGCGGACTCCACCGCGGATTTGGACGCGCTCTATCAGCACTACGATTGGATGCAAAGCCTGGGCGTACGGTGGTTCAATATCTCACTTGATGACATCACGCAGGGAATTGACGCTGTCGGCCATGCCCGCGTGGTGAACACGATTTTCCGGCGGCTGCGCGCGAAGGATCCTCAGGCGCAGATGATTTTTTGTCCGACCTTCTATTGGGGTGATGGCACCGGCAAGGAACAGCAACCGTATCTCGAGATTCTGGCGCGCGAGCTGGATTCGGATGTGTATCTCTTCTGGACCGGCGATGCCGTCGTCGGTCCGGTTTCGCGTAAAGCCGCGGAAACCTTTCGCCGCATTGGCGGTCACCGCGTGTTTTTGTGGGACAATTACCCGGTCAACGACGACGCGCCCACGATGCACCTCGGGCCGGTGGTTGATCGCGATCCCGATCTTGGCGAGGTGATTGACGGCTACATGGGCAACCCGCTCCGTAAACAAAATCAAGGCAACCGCCTGCCGCTGGCCACATGCGCGGATTATGCTTACAACCCGAGGGCCTACGATCCGTCGCGCTCGATCGGTCAGGCCATTCTGCAGGTGGCGGAACAGCCGGAACAACGTGCCGTGTTGCGCGAATTGGTGGAAGCTTATGCGGGCATGTTGATCTGGTCGCCTCCGGCGCGCAGCACGAGTTTCAACACCGTGCGCCATCGTTTCGATGAAATTCTGGCGTTGCGAAATTCACGCCTGGCCGCGCGCGCCTATGTGGATTACTTGAGCCAGTTGGCGGCGCGGCTGCAAAAGGCGTTTCCCGACAGCTTTCTTGCCGAACGCGAAATTTTGCGGCAAGACTTGAAGGTGATTTCCGATAAACTGCGGCAACGATATCCTGAATCATGA
- a CDS encoding DegT/DnrJ/EryC1/StrS family aminotransferase yields MKTVPMTTPAKLAWFGGPKLRQRPFPAWPVFGKPEEQRLLRALRSGKWGKLQGDEVAEFERRFAAMHGCRHAIAVVNGTVSLRIALMAAGLKAGDEVIVPPYTFLATATAVVEANLIPVFADIELETFNLDPRAVAAAITRRTRAIIPVHFAGQPANMTRIMALARKHKLIVIEDAAHAHGARYQKQPAGSIGQLGSFSFQSSKNLTAGEGGIITTNDDQLAEACRSIHNCGRLPGGVWYEHHVMSANYRLGEFQGAVLNAQLSRLEAQTNTRDRNGQYLAAKLRQIPGLYPQQRTAATTRHSYHLFLLRIDAAAFGAPRAAILKALAAEGIPVSGGYPLPLYRQPLFCNKAFGPYLPEARQRLNFGKVHCPNCETICGEQGAWLEQNLFLGTRADMDDIARAFAKVYEHRRELAKVRS; encoded by the coding sequence ATGAAAACTGTACCGATGACGACCCCAGCCAAACTGGCCTGGTTCGGCGGGCCGAAGCTTCGCCAACGTCCGTTCCCCGCCTGGCCGGTGTTTGGCAAACCCGAAGAACAGCGACTTCTGCGTGCGTTGCGCAGCGGCAAATGGGGCAAACTGCAGGGTGACGAGGTGGCCGAGTTCGAGCGTCGCTTTGCCGCCATGCACGGCTGCCGCCACGCCATCGCGGTGGTCAACGGCACGGTGTCGTTGCGCATTGCTTTGATGGCCGCCGGTTTGAAAGCGGGCGATGAAGTCATTGTGCCGCCCTACACCTTTCTCGCCACGGCGACCGCCGTGGTGGAGGCAAACCTGATCCCCGTCTTCGCCGACATCGAACTGGAAACCTTCAATCTTGATCCGCGCGCCGTGGCGGCGGCGATCACCCGGCGCACCCGCGCCATCATACCGGTTCACTTCGCCGGGCAACCCGCGAACATGACCCGGATCATGGCGCTCGCGCGGAAACACAAGTTGATCGTGATTGAAGACGCCGCTCATGCCCACGGGGCGCGCTACCAAAAGCAGCCTGCCGGCAGCATTGGCCAGCTCGGCTCGTTCTCGTTCCAATCGTCCAAGAATCTCACGGCGGGCGAAGGCGGCATCATCACGACCAATGATGATCAACTTGCCGAGGCGTGTCGTTCGATCCACAACTGCGGTCGCCTGCCCGGGGGCGTCTGGTATGAGCATCACGTCATGTCGGCGAACTATCGCCTGGGCGAATTTCAAGGGGCGGTGCTGAATGCGCAATTGAGCCGTTTGGAAGCCCAAACGAACACGCGCGATCGCAACGGTCAATATCTCGCGGCGAAACTGCGGCAGATTCCAGGACTTTATCCGCAGCAACGCACCGCCGCCACCACGCGGCACAGCTATCATTTGTTTTTGCTCCGAATTGACGCGGCGGCGTTTGGCGCTCCTCGCGCGGCGATCCTCAAGGCGCTGGCGGCGGAGGGCATTCCGGTTTCCGGCGGTTATCCGTTGCCGCTATATCGGCAGCCGTTATTCTGCAACAAGGCGTTTGGCCCGTATCTGCCCGAAGCGCGTCAGCGCCTGAACTTCGGCAAGGTGCATTGTCCGAACTGCGAAACGATTTGCGGGGAACAAGGCGCGTGGCTCGAGCAAAATCTTTTCCTGGGCACTCGTGCGGATATGGACGACATCGCTCGCGCCTTTGCGAAAGTTTATGAGCACCGTCGGGAGCTGGCCAAGGTGCGATCATGA
- a CDS encoding alpha/beta hydrolase: MKSRLLARPLAILIIVCGISFTAPAERLPRTNLLVYHNQNGVVRPVESKRDWEQRRAEILRGFAKVAGELPDREAKWCELEVQITEVEDCGSYERQLISYQSEPGSRVPAYLCLPKRALTGGKNFPAVLCLHPTDMKYGHRSVVETVRDYYRAYAHDLATRGFVTIAPAYPLMANFQPDLERLGWSSGTLKAVWDNQRALDVLDALSFVNHRGYGVIGHSLGGHNALFTAAQDSRLKVVISSCGFDAFPDYYGGDPQRWAPGQGWAQTRYMPGLSDYRHDLSGIPFDFPELLGVLAPRMVFISAPLDDSNFRASSVDDCIRAARPIYQLYRAPGNLRVVHPSGGHDFPAPVREQAYRLLAEQLR, encoded by the coding sequence ATGAAATCGCGTCTCCTGGCCCGCCCACTCGCCATCCTGATAATTGTTTGCGGAATAAGTTTCACCGCGCCGGCCGAACGATTGCCGCGTACCAATCTTTTGGTTTACCACAACCAAAACGGTGTGGTGCGTCCGGTTGAATCGAAGCGTGACTGGGAGCAGCGTCGGGCGGAAATTTTACGCGGCTTCGCAAAGGTGGCGGGCGAATTGCCGGATCGCGAAGCCAAGTGGTGCGAACTCGAAGTGCAAATCACCGAGGTTGAAGACTGCGGCAGCTACGAACGCCAGTTGATCAGCTACCAATCCGAACCCGGTTCGCGAGTGCCGGCCTATTTGTGCCTGCCCAAGCGCGCCTTGACTGGCGGCAAAAATTTCCCGGCCGTTTTATGCCTGCATCCGACCGATATGAAATACGGACACCGTTCGGTGGTGGAAACGGTCCGCGACTATTACCGGGCCTACGCGCACGACCTGGCCACCCGCGGCTTTGTCACCATCGCCCCCGCGTATCCGCTGATGGCGAATTTTCAACCGGACCTGGAGCGGCTGGGGTGGAGCAGTGGCACGTTGAAAGCGGTCTGGGACAATCAACGCGCGCTGGACGTGCTCGACGCCCTGTCATTTGTGAACCATCGGGGTTACGGCGTGATTGGTCATTCGCTGGGCGGGCACAACGCCCTTTTCACCGCCGCGCAGGACTCGCGTCTCAAGGTGGTGATTTCCAGTTGCGGCTTTGATGCGTTTCCCGATTACTACGGCGGCGATCCGCAGCGCTGGGCGCCAGGGCAGGGCTGGGCGCAAACCCGTTATATGCCCGGACTATCCGACTACCGTCATGACTTGAGCGGAATTCCCTTCGACTTTCCCGAGCTGCTTGGGGTCCTCGCGCCGCGCATGGTTTTCATCAGCGCGCCGTTGGACGATTCCAATTTTCGCGCCAGCAGCGTGGATGACTGTATCCGCGCCGCCCGACCGATTTATCAACTGTACCGCGCCCCGGGCAATTTACGCGTCGTGCATCCGTCCGGGGGACATGATTTTCCTGCGCCAGTGCGGGAACAAGCCTATCGCCTGCTCGCCGAACAATTGCGCTGA